The DNA segment ATATAGCAGTAACTCAAATTTAAGTGAGTGGTATAGAGTAACATTACATTCCTTTCTAATAGTCCTACATTTACTTTTCTGAtactcattttaatttttttaaatttcaaattaTGTACTGCACTGTGTACATTTGCTTCACCGTTCCAACACTGAAGAGGTTTTTCCAACAGCTCCCTGTGCTCTTTGTCACTGCACCGATAGTGGAAAGTCTTTTCAAAGGCTAATTGAGGGGTGTCTTGATTTGGGGTGTCCACAGACATGTGCATTAGCAGATTACATTGTAGTGGCTGAAACCACGCTTGCAGTCGACTGACACTGCTCCATTTACAATGGAGGCTGTTCCTAGTTCTGCAGGGAACTGGTGAGGTACTGGTAAATAAGGGTTGGGTTTAGGACTGCAGATAGTGACTAaccatgtcgttttttttttttttttttttgtttcagaaagtTGAGTTGCAATGGCACGTACCAAGCAGACTGCCCGTAAATCCACTGGTGGAAAAGCACCAAGGAAACAGCTGGCTACCAAAGCAGCCAGGAAGAGTGCGCCCTCTACTGGGGGTGTCAAGAAGCCCCACAGATACAGGTACTTGAATGATCATGGGTTAAAACACTTGCTATATTGGTGCACTTcaaaatttattttgtttttaaattttaaccTTAACTCGGgtgtattgtatttaaacaaaTACGACAATTCTACCTAAAACAAATATGACAATTCTACATACTTCAGTGGATTTTGCAGTAGGTTAGAGCACTACAGATGTCATTGCTAGTGTAGATTTAAGTGTTAAGATGTTCTGTATTCAATCCTAATGCTTGTTGCTTGAGCATGTTAGACAAACCAGAAAGGTCATGTTGCTCCCAGCATTCTAAATTTGTTTGCACCTTTGGTGCAAGAATTGAACTTTTTGTTGGCATTGATGTGAAACTGAATTAATCTGCCCTGatgttgaagtttttttttttttaaatcttttctcAGGCCAGGCACAGTCGCTCTGAGAGAAATCCGCAGATACCAGAAGTCCACGGAGCTGCTGATCCGCAAGCTTCCCTTCCAGCGTCTCGTGAGGGAGATCGCGCAGGACTTCAAGACTGACCTGAGGTTCCAGAGTGCCGCCATCGGGGCTCTTCAGGTAAAGTGGACGCCATGTTTCAGGCTATCCCTTTTGACATGCGTTTACATTTCCAGATTCCGCGCTTGAGCCAGTTCAATCTGCTCTGAACTAGTTCGATGGCCAAGTGTCAGATGTGACCTGTCCCTtgtgttgacatttttttttttgttttcttgcaggAAGCCAGTGAAGCTTATCTGGTTGGTCTGTTTGAGGACACCAACTTGTGTGCCATCCATGCCAAGAGAGTGACCATCATGCCCAAGGATATCCAGCTTGCCCGGAGAATCAGAGGGGAACGTGCTTAAATGGCACtcccttgccccccccccccactttcttttttttctttttttcttaaactatCTGCAAGACTTTGGGCAaaaccatttaatttttttttttaaaactcttattGAACTGATACTGCCCTCATGAGTAGGTTGAAGTTGTATTTTGTATGTTATGTTAGTATTGATAGAAAAAAAGATAGTGGTTTTCAGTGCAGAAGTAGCAAGTGTTTTGTAAAACATTCCTTCAAACTCGCTCAGGTTTTTAAACAAATAGGTTTGTATCAAATTGTAATACATCTGGCTCATTCTGTGTTAGCTGGAATGTGTAGTCTGCATGCAATGAAGGGGATAACTTATTAgacttgtaatttttcttttttttatatatattctttgcaTTGTGGTGACTTAATTGGGTTGTAAATAAACTTTCCACTACCTCACTTTGTGTgaattcaaattttttttttttttttttaaattgccaacTATTGGTGTAATAGCTCAAAGTTCTGGTTACTTCATAAGTGGGAACAGTTTCTAGGAGATTCCTATCAGAACGTTAAACTGTTCTGAGTTGGTGTTGTGATGCTACACTCTACTGTGAATAGCAGAAAGGCTTTGTGATTGAAGGACGAAGTAGACGCCTTCAGTTTAGGTACACGTTTGCCTCGGTGATTGGACTCTTTTCTCACTTGAGTGTCAATTCTTAGTTTGTAGTTATTGATGGCACATTATTAAAAAATCTGCCCCATGataattgcacattttaaaagaaaaaaattaaggtGTATAAATTTAGAAAGGTCTGacttttaaatttaaacaagactgAACAAGTTGGTTCTGCTAAATGTGTGGAAGTGGACTGGACCACAGCCCTAGCTCCCTCTTTCTACAGCAACCATGTCCATTTACCCCCGCTTTGAAATACATGTCCCAGATAACTACAGCCAATACACTTGAGTAGAAGAAAAAGCCTAGTATTACTGCTGCTGTTAACAAACATAAGACAAGCAAGTTTTAAAATAATGGGTCTAAAGCCTTCACATACTCAAGCCACCTTTCATTATAACTAATTTTCATTACTGTGTTGCAGAATAATTCTACAAATGGGTCAAAAAATGACCAACCCAGTCCAAACATTTAGGGTGTGAAGTTCCAACTAACAACTTGGGTTGTGAGATTCAATGGCTACATAACAAACACTACAAAACATTTTGacacaatgtatttattgtacagcCTGAAAACATTCACAAGGCATATCGTCGCATCAAAACTGATGTTAATATACCCACTGCTGTATTATCTGTGAAGAGCAGAAAATAGAATGATCCTTTCCACACAAAGAAAAGCTTCCCTCCAGTACAATGTAAACACATCAAAGACTTGTCACGTTCAGTTAGTGCTGTTCCTGCTGCCAACTTTAACCCTACACTGTACTGCCAGTGTTCCTGGTTtcatttctaataaaaaaaaaaatcggccaACTCCACTGActtcagttttataaaaaaaaatcacctgaaCTGACACACTTATTAATATGCAAACAGATCCAGTACACAATAGAGCCAGGCAGGTGGACGGCAGGAGATTGCACACCTCTCCTTTGAAAGGGTGCTAGCTTGGCTTGGAATTCTCTTTAGGCTTGCTGGTTTCAGTTTGTGCGGGCTGCTGTGATTCGAACCGTTCCGACAGACTTCTCTCCAGCTCTCTGTCTACGTCCGACTCTTCCCGAAGGAAGCACCACAGCAAGATGACAAGTCCAATGAGACTGATCGGAAGAACTTTCCACCACGGCCTTTGAAAGCGGCTGCCGAGGGACTGGTCCACTGACCAGGTACGGTGGCTTGCTTTACTGGAAGTGAACTTCACGGGTCCGGGGTCCTTCTCATCGTTCAATGGCTCGGACCTCCTGCTTAGCTGCGCGGTGCAGCTTAAGTGTCTAGATGCATCCTGTTTCCTACAAAACAAGTAGATACTGTAGTAAGACAATAGCATTATTAGGTCTGCCAGAATTACAACTAATATACCTTCATTCGGTTTATGCTAGAAAACCAATCCATAAATAATGTCGGAGTTGACTTGAGCTGCGTTGTCCCAGGGTCACTCTGCCACTCCAATTAAAACAACGTTaagtaataattaatatattattaatataggCCCATAACTTGTAATGTGGTAATATGACCATACAATTAAGTTTTAAGTtcgaacattattattatttatttcttagcagacgcccttatccagggcgacttacaattgttacaacatatcacattatacattatttcacattttacagatatcacattatttttacatacaattacccatttatacagttgggtttttactggagcaatctaggtaaagtaccttgctcaagggtacagcaatagtgtcccccacctgggattgaacccacgaccctccgctcaagagcccagagccctaaccactactccacactgctgcccaacatgCTGACAATATCTGAGAGATGCATTTTCTGTGCTTGTTACACCACGAAGATTACACTTCGGAAAAGCAgcgataaataataataataataataataataataataagtgttacTAATACAACATGTCTGGTTTTATCGCAATGTCAGAGCAcgttcagataaaaaaaatataaacgagtttgattttttttttttaattaccattcAAGGTCACTAATCTGCGATAAACATTCAACGTTAGATGACAATGGCGACTAGCTCACAATTAATTGTGATTTGCACAATTAATGGTGCATTGTTGATGCGATGCCCTTCACGCCATCGAATGACGACGTCGATTAGCATCCATGCTGATGGAACTGTCACTCTGTGCAGATTTAGAtgcatttataacaaaaaaataaaataaaacagaaacgtACCTCAGCCATTTCATTTCTTTCAGCAGAAGCCCGCGATTAAAACCGTTTTTTACTGCAACAGCAGAACACGAAACCCGTACTAGCCACAACATTTCCCTAAAATAATTCACACCAGGTTATGCACTGTAACATGGTGCAGTGCCGGAGCGTCTACAGTCCGGAGGAAAACAAACGCCGTACATATTTGTTCCTGCCTCTGAAACCATTATGAAACTGCGACCGTTAGGGATCTTCTTAAAAGTGCAATTTTGTATAGTTGTGTCGGGGTTAGGGATAGGTGCAGTGCTGAACATCAATAGCAGCTGTGTTTAAGGCTGTTGCAAAATCTCAAGGTCGTTTTGTACTGTAACAAAGACGACCAGATTAAAGATACAAAACTACATTACAAAGTGCTGAAAATGCGAGTCACATCATCATCACGTTTCATATCCGCACTAAAATAAACACCGctgtataaatacaatatattcttATTAATTAATGGTATCTTAGCTGTAAATGATAACATGTTCGTGGATCGCTTTCCATATTAATGTTTCACAGTATCTATTACATACAAACATAACTTTGCTGTGACCCTCCGCCCTGCTCTGACGTAAAGGAACTGCGTATCTTTCAGTTCCGTATTTTGCGGCGCGGCAAAGAAGGAATCCTTGCAgattgtgagagagagagagtgggacaTGCAATGATTTTATAGGTAGGTTTACAAAGACAAAACCTGCAATTGTTTTTGCTTTACTCGACCTAAAAAGGCGCAAGGATGACACTTTTGGCAGAAGTTTGTGTTTTTAAGCATAGACCTAACTGTAAAGTACACTACATGGAGAATTACAAAACTTAAGTAAAATACAAAAGAGGTGCggtaaaatgcaatttaaacatACCAAACAAACCCCACGTACAAATCTGCAGATAATAACAGGCAATGTACATATTAGTTAACAATTGAATGTATTAAATACCTGCTGGGAAGCACGCTTATTCTTGAATGCATTAATGTCATCCTCAGTTTAACTCGTCTTTGCTGCACAGTCGGTGCCTCTTCTCCGGACCCGATGGAAACTAAAACCATGGCCGACAAGAGCGTCATTGTGATCAGCGACGATGAAACAGACACAGGGATTGAGTCCCCAGGAGCCGATTGCAAAAACTCCTCTGTCCTGCTATTGGAAGAGAATTCTGACTTTGGTAAGCACGTTGAAGCAAGGGCGGTGCAGCTGTGTGTTAATGGAGATACATACAATATATGGCTTGTTTTAGGTTCCTATTTGAAAAAGCTAAGAGTTGTGAAGAGATAATTGCCAGGTGAATTGCACCTTTCATGCATAATATTTGAGTATTTAGCTGTGAATTACCATATTGGATGGATCGGTGCTAGTTGTTTGCTACAGAGTGAAGGGGAAATTGTCAGTGAGCAGTCTACTATTTTAGGCAGAAATGCAGTCTAATGATGCCTTTTCGGGGTTCCATACTGTGGTGGTATTGATATAGGACTTGGACTTGGGCTGCACCTTCACACCTTCTcccaaaatgtaaacaaacttttGCATTGACATTTATTATAAGAAATGATTCCAGGTAGTTTACTTTTAATGTGTGCTGGGGACGCCAGATTGTTCTGAGCTGCTGAAGGCATTATCTAGAATGCCAAATATTGCTTATGAAATGATGCATGGGCATTTGTTTTGCTGCTTTGCcacctgtgttgtgtttttgatACTAACATTTAAGAGAATGTATTGCATGCTACTTCATCACATCTGTGCTCTAGTAGAAGTAATGAATGAACCTAAGCGAATAGCCCACGTGCATTTTGTTCTTTCATTCGCAGACAAAGCTGTTTGTTAAAAACCTGTTTTTATATGTTGCACGTAGGCTCTGTCTCAGATGAAAACAGATCGGATGAAATGGTTGATGCCGAGTTTGGACTGTCTATCACTTACTCCAGAAAAGCAGAAGTGATGCCCCATGCCAGATATGACTGCACGAGCCACGTTTTCTGGTTTGTGTCCTGTCTCTACAAATGCCAAAAGCATGCGCCTTCCAATTATTACATAAACGATTGCCTGAAATCGATTTTGCCATGCATGaagttcaattattattattttttcttcatttgctAGTTTCTTTGATCAGTAAGTTCCCTAGGAAGCATTTTTAATAGTATCTACAATCCgattttctacttttaatttccaGTCAATCAGAGAATCAGACAAGCAGACCTGTGGGAACAAACAGTGATTTCTGTGAGCAGTGTTACTGCTACATCTGTGACAAACTGGCTTCCGAGGTGAGACTACAGCTGGTGCATGATAATGATGACGAAGGGTTAATCCTactgggggaaaataaatacagaaattgaTGTTGAAAAGCATGCCCTATGTCCTCCAGTAATCTACATAACCATTCTGCCACTAATTTAATGATCTGTTGTAGCTCAATGTTTTTTGATAAACTTCATtgatactctttttattttttgttttacagtgccAGTCCTGGATTACCCCTTCTTTTTGCCACTGCAATGCTCACAAAAGAAGCCCGTTCTGGAAATCGTGGCGAGATAAAGCTTTGATCGGAGCCCTTATTGTGTTTAAGTTTGACCTGCTAGAGATAGACGCAGACCTACGGCACGCTGGTAAGTACCCTCACATTGGGTGTACAAGGTGAAACAATTTCTTGccctttttttttccctaaagttgtagaagaaaacaaaaaatagttttttttttaagctatttcAGCTTCGAAGAAATATAAAGTAAGCTTGCTTATAAACATGCCTTCTCCAAAACGCCTGGACTGTGCGTTGGACTGGAATTTAGAACCTGTGGACTGGAATTGAGAAAGTGTGTTGCAGCTGCAAAATATGATTGAACTGCAGTAGAGTAGTGGTCAGTGAAACCTGCAAGTCATGAGCACTACtgtctttaaattaaattatcaACATTCACCTCCGCCCTGTATTTCCTATTCAGAAAGCCTCTTGATGAAGTTTGACGCAGATTTAACCGTTGAGCATGATAAGTTCATGATGGGGACCGTGTCCAGTCTTGCAGCCATTTATTCTTGCTCATGCTGCTGTCACAACCAGTACCAAACTATGGTCAACTGCAAGAGGTGCAGTTCAAAACATGAAGCTATATTGATATACAAGTAAGTCGTTTTCTCTCTTACCTGATATCACAGATCACAGTTATACACAAAGTACCATTATCTAAGAGTAGTTTCCAGACCACGTTTCACAAACCGCAGTACatgcagctatggccagaagttttgcatcacctacaattttaggactgagacattcattttaaaggaaaaaactaatatgaacataattttagatcttttatttaacattgcataatcaaagaaaatacaaaattatattgcaagtgTTTACCAGAAGCCATAAATAGAAGTACAGTATTTTTAATTCGATATGTTAACGTTTGCGCATTGTGGAACATAGTTATAGGAAACTAGAAATATTATTCTTTATCAATTCAGAAACAGATTCACCTAGGTAGTGAGCAGTGTTTGACCAGCAGCCACTTTCCATAACactttgaattttgttttgtttgttcacagTTATTCGAATGTCTATCAGCTAGTGTTAGAGTTCCTGGAAAAAGCAAATGGAGAGAAACCCAAAACCTTTGCAGTTGTGTTGTTGGGAGCAGCCCAGCGAATTTTACTCCATAAGCAGCCGTTGGGGTAGGTAGCTACACAGTGACTCTATTGGTAGCTCTGTTATGTATCATAATGATGCTGTATGCTTTCATTTATGTATGACACGGTTAGCATTAATAattttttcgttttgtttttcttaGTCATAGTATGCCAAACACCAGAGTTGTTCCAGAAGCAGTTCCTTTACTGCTACAAAGGTGCGGTTTTTAATGTATTCAACATGGAAATGCTAAGTCATTTTAGTGATGTTATACtacagcatttttaaaaataatgaaaaataatgagtAGTGATAGAAATCTAAATGACcaaatcagaacataaaaaaagCAATCTTCATGAGCCTACAATGAAGTAGATTTTCACACTCCTCTGTgatagcctaataataataataataatttgttacaggATTATAGAAATTCTCCAGAGGTTGCTGGTTGTCTCTGACTTTCCTTCTTCGTTCTCAAAAAAGCTCATTGACTTTTACAAGTCTCTGTTCCTTCCCCCCTACTGCCGCTGCTTTTTAAACTGGTAGGtctgatgatgatggtgatgatgatgatgatggtctGATTGACATGCCAAACCAATTCTGACCTCACTGCTATGGTCATTGTTGCCATTAATCCTGGAGTGCTGACTCCATTGTTAAAGGTTTTAAAAGGTTTGAAGGGACTGTATTTTATCGTAATGTTTTTAAAGTGTAGGAAAGTGAAAGGCATGTCGAATCCTTACTGTCTAGAGACACAAGTTACCCTGCTCATGGAAGTCCTTGAACATATTCATGCCTAAGGGAGGGCTTCTCGGGATGTGTTTTTGATTCGTTTGATCAGATTGGTTACAAGGATCCGCAAAATGTTaaagctttttaaatgtttaagaaaTTGAACGGAATGTACCATCCCTACTGTCTAGACACAAGGTATCTCTTCATGGAAGCCCACCCATAGGGTATTTAGGGATTCTACCAACCTTCTGCAAGTGACCTGGGATGAagctttgtgtgtgtctctgagagGTGAAGTCGTTCTCTCTTTACAGTTTGAATGTCTACCTCTGGGATGCagctttgtgtgtgtctctgagagGTGAAGTCATTCTCTCTTTACAGTTTGAATGTCTACCTCTGGGATGCagctttgtgtgtgtctctgagagGTGAAGTCGTTCTCTCTTTACAGTTTGAATGTCTACCTCTGGGATGCagctttgtgtgtgtctctgagagGTGAAGTCGTTCTCTCTTTACAGTTTGAATGTCTACCTCTGGGATGCagctttgtgtgtgtctctgagagGTGAAGTTGTTCTCTCTTTACAGTTTGAATGTCTACCTCTGGGAGGACTCTTTGCTGGTGTCTGTGTTGAGAGGCCAGAACATCACTGGAGAGAGAGTTGTGAAGGGAAAGAAGGAGGTCCTGTTTGAGTCCATACACGTGGTTCTCGCACGAACCGAGAAACTAAGGGAGCAAAACAAGTatggctgctttttttttcttttgctagtATGTATTTTATTGCCTAGTCACAGTGGTACAATAATGAAGGCCAGCGCAAAGCTTTTCTCTTAGATTCTTTAGCAGGTTGCTTTGCATCTaggttcttttaaaaaaaaaaaaaaaaaaaaaaaaaaaaaaaagttcttacaTTATgctgcaaattatatttaataatatattatttgttCCTTAAGCTATTTTGgaataaacagtgtgtgtgtatatatatatatatatatatatataattattattattattattttttttttttccttgtctcCAAATCAGATACAGAGAGCTGGCTCGTTACCTCAAGGTAGTGAGAACCAATAACAGAGCTGAGTAAGTAGAATAAAGTAATCGTACGATCCACAGCTGTGTTTGGAACTAAACAGTGTCACAATTTGATCATGCAAGAATGCATATATAATGTGAAGCATGCATAtaatctatacatatatatatatatatatatatatatatatatatatatatatatatatatttctatttctgtgtgtgtgtagattgcaGAGGCTCAAAGACCTGATCCCGTTCTTCATGTGCAAGCACGGTGATTTCACCTCGGCTGGGCACCACTTGTTTCATTCACACGACGTGAGCTGCTGCACCGCCTGTCGCCTGACCCCCAGACAGTTTACCATGTACCTGAAAATCCTGAGAACTGGACAGGTACCAGTTGGGAATGAGCCCTTCTATTCAGGCGTATGGGAGACCCCCACGGgtaacacttatttatttttaaatgcgaGACCCTCACAAAAATAAATCGGAATGTCTTCTCTTTTAAATGGCAGTACGTAACACATTGAGACCCTTCTGCTTTCCTAAGTATTCAAATGTTTGCACTTTAGGTCATGTCCCTGTGAAGAAGAGCGATGTCATAAAAGTAGGACTCCGAATCTTGAATTGCAATGCACAATTGTATATGAATGTAAGTACTGAAACCAAGAgcatatatagatatagatatagatacacaAATCTACAAAATCTGCTTGTGTGCTTTTAAAGCCAGACAGCTGGGCAGATCTAATCCAGGCTTCCTGCAGTGACTCAAAGCTGGCACGGGATGGAAGTTTCATCTGTGTGACTTGGAAAGAACCAGAAGAGGAATTTCAGCAGGTAGGTTGTTATAGATCATGATAGAATAGATCATGATAGatgtgtgtaaaatgtgttttttttatatggtgATGAGCttgaaatgtaaatacatgtgcacttctAGTAATTGCGTGTGATGTAGACAGCTTGGAGGTAACAGtcttagaatgtgcaatatctaACTATACCATACAAAGGCTTAGGGTTAGGAGTGCAGCTGGCAATATTAGTAGGCTATTGGTAGCAAAGCGATATTTGTATTTGCACATGTACTTTCAAACCGTAGCCCAGGATCTAGAGCTTCACAGCTTTTGGACTGCTTGCTGTTCAGTTTCAGTTCTGTTTGCAGTGTGAACACTTCATTTGTCTTCCCATAGAGAATTAGAGAAACCGCAGACCTGGTCTTGAAGGAGTTGGAGACGAAGCAGATCATCATTCTACCAAAACAGTTTTACAGCAATGTAAGTGTGTTCCTATCTAAGGTCAGAAGTCACGTTtagtctaaaataataataaaaaaaaccaaggCTGTCATTTCATAGTAAATCGATATGAAACTTGAGCAATTGCATGTTTTAAGAGAACCAGGTACCAGATTGGTTGGGTTACAAATAAAGTTCCCAGTGAACCTGTCAGACTTGTGCTTTTAAACAGTAATTTTCAACATTTCTGCATCCAAAAGGGGATTAAAGTCCATGTTTATTTCACAGTGTATTTGACACTAGATTCTAGatgcattgcatttttaaaaactattttttttatatggaagTCTAATTTTTTCCCTTTTTGTCCCTTCTAGCATTTCCCAGATGAAGCCATGCTGATGCTTGTCACTCAAGCACTGGTTCAAAGGCTGATTCATGCTCACATGTGCACAGTCCTGAACATTGCCATGGCGTTTAGGGTGGGATTTTAGTTTTACAGTATTTGCATTTCCAGTCGGCAGACTGGAATAGATTTAGTTAATTATGTATTCCTTGAGAAACACAGGGCtccaataaaaactaaaaacaaacatcaAACTTGTTTTTGATTGCACTGTGTGTATTAATGTGTTTgcagatagatagagatattcGCAAGGGTAAACTATCCCAATATCCAAATACGTGCTGCTTATTCTCTGTGTCGGGTCTATTAACTTGCTGCAAAGTACTTATTAAGTACTTATAAATGTATCGTTCGAACACACAA comes from the Acipenser ruthenus chromosome 13, fAciRut3.2 maternal haplotype, whole genome shotgun sequence genome and includes:
- the LOC131740179 gene encoding ubiquinol-cytochrome-c reductase complex assembly factor 4 → MTLLSAMVLVSIGSGEEAPTVQQRRVKLRMTLMHSRISVLPSRKQDASRHLSCTAQLSRRSEPLNDEKDPGPVKFTSSKASHRTWSVDQSLGSRFQRPWWKVLPISLIGLVILLWCFLREESDVDRELERSLSERFESQQPAQTETSKPKENSKPS
- the LOC117417906 gene encoding uncharacterized protein LOC117417906, with the protein product METKTMADKSVIVISDDETDTGIESPGADCKNSSVLLLEENSDFGSVSDENRSDEMVDAEFGLSITYSRKAEVMPHARYDCTSHVFCQSENQTSRPVGTNSDFCEQCYCYICDKLASECQSWITPSFCHCNAHKRSPFWKSWRDKALIGALIVFKFDLLEIDADLRHAESLLMKFDADLTVEHDKFMMGTVSSLAAIYSCSCCCHNQYQTMVNCKRCSSKHEAILIYNYSNVYQLVLEFLEKANGEKPKTFAVVLLGAAQRILLHKQPLGHSMPNTRVVPEAVPLLLQRIIEILQRLLVVSDFPSSFSKKLIDFYKSLFLPPYCRCFLNCLNVYLWEDSLLVSVLRGQNITGERVVKGKKEVLFESIHVVLARTEKLREQNKYRELARYLKVVRTNNRAELQRLKDLIPFFMCKHGDFTSAGHHLFHSHDVSCCTACRLTPRQFTMYLKILRTGQVPVGNEPFYSGVWETPTGHVPVKKSDVIKVGLRILNCNAQLYMNPDSWADLIQASCSDSKLARDGSFICVTWKEPEEEFQQRIRETADLVLKELETKQIIILPKQFYSNHFPDEAMLMLVTQALVQRLIHAHMCTVLNIAMAFRRNMWALKYLFKSLSVRHDVLHAFLDCLIKDLNEKNNTLLIRTLPQSDAEHIGHFIFFLISYEHAVLRPVAHRIVDFLLEHWNDFQNCPWQRNLATLLQNQDATCWNTSNSFLQLKNKLRIV
- the LOC117417999 gene encoding histone H3.3A, with amino-acid sequence MARTKQTARKSTGGKAPRKQLATKAARKSAPSTGGVKKPHRYRPGTVALREIRRYQKSTELLIRKLPFQRLVREIAQDFKTDLRFQSAAIGALQEASEAYLVGLFEDTNLCAIHAKRVTIMPKDIQLARRIRGERA